Proteins from one Pelosinus sp. IPA-1 genomic window:
- the ald gene encoding alanine dehydrogenase produces MIVGVPREIKNNENRVAITPAGVEAMNKAGHTVVIEHNAGLGSGISNEAYQSAGARILPTAKEVFSKADMIMKVKEPLPSEYDLFKPGQILFTYLHLAPEPELTKALLTKKVTGIAYETIEVGRTLPLLLPMSEVAGRMSVQIGAQFLEKPCGGKGILLGGVPGVESAQVVIVGGGIVGTNAAKMALGLGARVTILDKSTERLQYLDDIFQGRVTTVMSNSYNIGSWVKRADLLVGAVLVPGAKAPKLVSEEMVKSMSDGSVIVDVAIDQGGSVETIDRITTHSEPTYVKHGVVHYAVANMPGAVARTSTFALTNATLDYALQIADKGWKKAVQENEALAKGLNVVGGMVTYKAVADSLGMKYIPWAEAIVTASELPSELVG; encoded by the coding sequence ATGATTGTTGGAGTGCCAAGGGAAATTAAAAACAACGAGAACCGCGTCGCCATTACACCTGCTGGTGTAGAGGCAATGAACAAAGCTGGTCATACTGTTGTCATTGAGCATAATGCTGGATTAGGCAGTGGTATTAGCAATGAAGCTTACCAATCGGCTGGGGCCAGAATTCTACCCACTGCAAAAGAGGTTTTTTCTAAAGCGGACATGATTATGAAAGTTAAAGAACCACTGCCTTCTGAGTATGATTTGTTCAAACCTGGTCAAATCTTATTTACCTATTTGCATCTTGCTCCTGAACCTGAGTTAACCAAAGCCCTTTTGACTAAGAAAGTTACAGGTATAGCCTACGAAACAATTGAAGTAGGTCGTACGCTGCCTCTATTATTGCCAATGAGCGAAGTAGCGGGGCGTATGTCAGTGCAAATTGGTGCACAATTTTTAGAAAAACCATGTGGAGGAAAGGGGATTCTTCTCGGAGGAGTACCTGGAGTGGAATCAGCACAAGTCGTTATCGTTGGCGGCGGCATAGTGGGAACCAACGCTGCAAAAATGGCACTAGGCCTGGGGGCTCGAGTGACAATTTTGGATAAGTCAACGGAAAGATTACAGTATCTTGATGATATCTTCCAAGGGAGAGTTACCACTGTTATGTCCAATAGTTATAATATCGGCTCCTGGGTGAAGAGGGCTGACCTCCTTGTAGGAGCAGTGTTAGTTCCAGGAGCGAAAGCGCCTAAACTTGTTAGCGAAGAGATGGTTAAATCTATGAGTGATGGATCTGTAATTGTAGACGTTGCCATTGATCAAGGTGGTTCCGTAGAAACTATTGATCGAATTACTACCCATAGCGAACCAACCTACGTAAAACATGGCGTGGTCCATTATGCTGTTGCAAATATGCCTGGCGCTGTAGCTCGCACATCCACTTTTGCTCTAACCAATGCAACCTTAGATTATGCTCTGCAGATTGCGGATAAGGGTTGGAAAAAAGCCGTGCAGGAAAATGAAGCCCTCGCTAAAGGACTTAATGTGGTAGGTGGCATGGTGACTTATAAAGCAGTCGCTGATTCTCTTGGCATGAAATATATTCCTTGGGCAGAGGCAATTGTAACTGCCTCCGAATTGCCTAGCGAGCTAGTAGGCTAA
- a CDS encoding GGDEF domain-containing response regulator, with the protein MIKDTLCILIIDDDSIDRQIIIRALRSSQIICTILEAANEESGLILLKEHIVDLIFIDYQLPGNDGLTVLRRMNREGIAIPIIMLTGHGDETIAVEVMKAGAYDYCSKSKITPDFLQKLIHYSLESYASRQKILQAKERIHKLAYYDSLTTLPNRTLFHEHVAQQLNIALINQESLALIFLDIDNFKFINNTWGHSVGDSLLQGISARLQKALPEQFIARMGGDEFMVLLTNASIQKTEEVVKTIQTILEPVFIYNDYHFYITSSIGIALYPDHGNQMDFLLRNADTAMYTAKNSGRNNYQFYTADIGVALAESMSLTNELRPALANDEFLLYYQPKVSIKTGRIIGAEALVRWISPKYGMVGPDKFIKLAEETGFIITLGEWVFHTACCQLRKWQKRELPIVPIAVNFSPKQLFHQQVLSMIKSTLNATGVAAHYLEVEITESAALENELFLQSLLQELRNMGIKIAIDDFGTGYSSLHNIVQYAVDTLKIDRSFIQKATKENSKTILLVSTIITMAQNLGLSVIAEGVETEEQLALLQKQGCDQYQGYLYSKPLPAEEFIQLLLRQQ; encoded by the coding sequence ATGATTAAAGATACACTCTGCATTTTAATTATTGATGATGATAGCATTGACCGCCAAATTATTATTCGCGCCTTACGATCTAGTCAAATTATATGCACTATTTTAGAGGCAGCTAATGAAGAAAGTGGCTTAATCCTGTTAAAAGAACATATTGTTGATCTGATCTTTATTGATTATCAATTGCCAGGCAATGACGGATTGACAGTATTGCGCCGAATGAACAGGGAAGGAATCGCTATTCCCATTATCATGCTAACGGGGCATGGTGACGAAACCATCGCCGTCGAAGTAATGAAGGCTGGGGCCTATGACTATTGTTCTAAAAGCAAAATTACCCCAGATTTTCTACAAAAGTTAATCCACTACAGTCTTGAATCCTATGCCTCTCGTCAAAAAATTCTGCAAGCTAAGGAGCGAATTCATAAACTAGCTTACTACGATAGCTTGACAACACTACCCAACCGCACCCTTTTTCATGAGCATGTTGCCCAACAACTAAATATCGCCTTGATCAATCAAGAAAGTTTGGCCCTCATCTTTCTTGACATTGATAATTTCAAATTTATTAATAATACTTGGGGTCACTCAGTGGGAGACAGTTTACTACAAGGCATTAGTGCCCGTCTCCAAAAAGCCCTCCCAGAGCAGTTTATTGCCCGCATGGGTGGCGATGAATTTATGGTATTGTTAACGAATGCGTCCATCCAAAAGACTGAAGAAGTAGTAAAAACAATCCAAACTATATTAGAGCCTGTTTTCATTTATAACGACTACCATTTTTATATTACTAGCAGCATTGGTATTGCTCTTTATCCTGACCATGGTAATCAGATGGATTTTCTACTACGTAATGCTGATACTGCCATGTATACTGCAAAAAATTCAGGGAGAAATAACTATCAATTTTATACTGCTGATATCGGAGTTGCACTCGCTGAATCGATGTCTTTAACCAATGAATTACGACCAGCCCTGGCTAATGATGAATTTCTGCTGTATTACCAACCAAAAGTAAGTATAAAAACTGGTCGGATTATCGGTGCTGAGGCTTTGGTACGTTGGATCAGCCCCAAATATGGGATGGTTGGGCCTGATAAATTTATTAAACTCGCCGAGGAAACAGGCTTTATTATCACATTAGGGGAATGGGTTTTCCATACTGCTTGTTGCCAACTTCGCAAATGGCAAAAAAGAGAACTCCCCATTGTTCCAATTGCTGTAAATTTTTCTCCGAAACAATTATTCCATCAACAAGTCCTATCAATGATTAAATCTACCCTTAATGCAACGGGTGTTGCCGCTCATTACCTAGAAGTTGAAATTACTGAAAGTGCTGCCCTCGAAAATGAATTATTCCTCCAATCTTTGCTCCAAGAGCTGCGTAATATGGGCATCAAAATTGCTATTGATGATTTTGGTACAGGTTACTCTTCTCTCCATAATATTGTTCAATATGCAGTAGATACTTTGAAAATTGATAGAAGTTTTATCCAAAAAGCCACTAAAGAAAATAGTAAGACAATATTATTAGTAAGCACGATTATCACCATGGCACAAAATCTAGGGCTCAGCGTAATCGCCGAAGGAGTCGAAACAGAAGAACAACTAGCTTTATTACAGAAACAAGGCTGCGATCAATATCAAGGTTATTTATATAGCAAACCACTCCCCGCTGAAGAATTTATTCAATTGCTTCTTAGACAGCAATGA
- a CDS encoding amino acid permease → MNLFRTKSIADMVKGTEQHALKKSLGSVDLVLLGIGCIIGTGIFVLTGVAAAKYAGPGIMLSFVLSGLACGFAALAYAELAAMIPVAGSAYTFAYASLGEIIAFIVGWALICEYTVGAAAVAAGWSGYAVGLLKTAGIILPKAWTAVPADGGILNVPAVLIVSFLTYLLVLGTKESAKLNKVLVFIKLGCVALFLLLATPHVNPMNWEPFLPFGLGGVASGAAIVFFAYIGFDAVSTAAEECKNPNRDIPIGIVGSLLVCTVLYIAVAAVLTGVVPYASLNNSEPVAFALRAIGMNFGSAVVALGAICGITTVLLVMIFGQTRVFLAMSRDGMIPQSLVKIHPIHGTPHVITIITGVVVCILSGLLPINIIAELCNLGTLFAFCIVSAGVWVLRRTQPDALRPFRCPAVALTVPLAILFCGYLISNLPSNTFIFFGIWYVIGMVVYFSYSRHNSTLAEQQQSVNLPLDK, encoded by the coding sequence ATGAATCTGTTTCGTACAAAGAGCATAGCAGATATGGTAAAAGGCACAGAACAACATGCCTTGAAAAAGTCTCTTGGTTCAGTGGATTTGGTGTTACTAGGAATTGGCTGTATTATCGGTACCGGTATTTTTGTACTTACGGGAGTTGCAGCAGCGAAATATGCCGGACCGGGGATTATGCTCTCCTTCGTTTTATCAGGTCTGGCCTGCGGGTTCGCAGCACTAGCCTATGCAGAATTGGCCGCTATGATACCAGTGGCTGGTAGTGCCTATACTTTTGCCTATGCGTCATTAGGGGAAATTATTGCTTTCATTGTGGGGTGGGCACTTATATGTGAATACACTGTAGGAGCGGCAGCGGTTGCCGCTGGTTGGTCTGGTTATGCAGTTGGCTTATTGAAGACCGCAGGAATTATCCTCCCTAAGGCTTGGACTGCTGTTCCCGCAGATGGTGGTATCCTTAACGTTCCCGCTGTATTAATTGTCTCATTTTTGACCTACTTACTCGTTTTAGGTACAAAAGAAAGTGCAAAATTAAATAAAGTATTGGTCTTTATCAAATTGGGATGTGTTGCCCTCTTTTTGCTCTTAGCAACGCCTCATGTAAACCCTATGAACTGGGAGCCTTTCCTTCCCTTCGGATTAGGTGGTGTTGCCAGTGGTGCGGCAATTGTATTCTTTGCCTACATCGGTTTTGATGCAGTATCTACCGCTGCAGAAGAATGTAAAAATCCTAATCGAGACATTCCTATCGGAATTGTTGGTTCGTTGCTGGTCTGTACTGTATTATATATCGCGGTCGCAGCCGTTCTTACAGGCGTTGTCCCTTATGCCTCATTAAACAATAGCGAACCAGTAGCTTTCGCTCTTCGCGCAATCGGCATGAATTTTGGTAGCGCAGTAGTGGCTCTTGGCGCAATCTGTGGTATCACCACGGTATTACTAGTTATGATATTTGGGCAAACACGTGTATTCTTAGCCATGAGCCGTGATGGGATGATTCCGCAAAGTTTGGTAAAAATCCATCCCATTCATGGTACACCTCATGTAATTACAATAATTACTGGTGTAGTGGTATGTATATTAAGCGGTTTATTGCCTATCAACATTATCGCTGAATTATGCAATCTGGGAACTTTATTTGCATTTTGTATTGTTTCCGCGGGTGTTTGGGTACTTCGAAGAACGCAACCAGATGCCCTCAGACCTTTCCGTTGCCCTGCCGTTGCTTTGACAGTACCTCTGGCTATATTATTCTGTGGTTATTTGATTAGTAATTTGCCATCGAATACCTTCATTTTCTTCGGTATATGGTATGTAATTGGTATGGTGGTATATTTCTCCTATAGCCGTCATAATAGCACTCTTGCAGAGCAGCAACAATCAGTAAATCTTCCACTTGATAAATGA